The nucleotide window ggccatggctgctgtgtgtgcccctgatggcatgaggagacaagtgagccttgcagccctggggcctcattgcctccttgtccctgctcagcagcctgggaggtgccaccccatcctcctgcccttggcattgcacatcccacatgtcagtgccccaggaagaggcctgaggaatgagggagggaatGGATCTCCCTTCTCAGGAGCTGGAGGTCAGGGCTAGGACCTTTGAATTCTGTAACACAGCCAGTTTAACTCAGCATGAGAGACATCTTTGACTTGCTTGTCCATAACTGTCATCACTgcctccagttttctgctctaaactggaatctggggacactttctcagtcctgttcctcagtgggacccattagcactgcaagaaacttcagtgtttcaatgTCAATGTGAGTTCTTGAGAAATTGTTTAAACTTCTTCTGATGAACTGAGTCTTATGTAAACAACATcaaccccccagagggccattaaatgccctgggctgttgctgtgctgctgagctgggctgggctcctggcacacagggagctcctggcaagcgggcagcgctgcagagagacagctctgcccaggagcagctcctgtgcacagcccagcagggctcagggcactgccagggcagctaAGGGAcaacagcagggcacagacagagcttaaaggggctcagcactgggaggatgactcagagctcatggaggagaaatctttgcagtgctggacacggtgagtctgtgggtgcagggcaatgcaggggcagctcctggaggcatctcctaaaactggcccagccccagctgatgggatgtgtgaggagggggctgttggggggcactttggaatagctgtggagccggggggtgcagccaggggtgctcagggctgtggggcagagcagggtcctgcagctcagggtgctgtgctggggcagggactctgctgcctgccagggtcagctctcagccggcctggggagctgctcacagggatggggagaagggctgtggAGAAGGAGCAACGACTTGGAGGTTTGGGTCCCTGTGTCATTATGCTGCTCCCTTAATAGGATCTGCTTGCAGCTTCAAAGCACAAGAGGAGATTTCACAGGAGACTTTCAACAAGCTCAGGAAGGCAGAGGCTGCCTCAGAGGGAATCATGCTGCTCTTTCAGCCTTGTGTTGTTTTTTATCTCATGGACAATGgaaagtagaaattaatttctcatttaagGGGAGGCACTGCAATTCTAGTTCTCTCCCTTTCAGAGGTGAACAAACCAGGCAGTATAACAAATCAGCACATGGTGTCTTACAGGCAGCAACAGTGTCCGTTTTCTGATCTCCTCAGCGATTTCTGAAATTGCCATCAGAGCctgcccagccagagctgcccctgggcagtgccctgtgctgggagggctctggagggcagagctgagcacccagggctgggatgggctctgggagcactgccagggcccagcccaaagcacagggaagcagtggctggcaggaacagctccaggcaccacagccctgggcaggtaGTGGGGGGAAGTGCCCCCAAGACACCGCTGGGGGAGGGGGCATTCAGGAAGGTCTGGGGGCCCTTCCCTGCATctctgctgggcactgtgtGCTGGGCCATGAAAATGAGGGCTCCTCCAGTGGCAAAGAACCTTCATCCGTTGTCTCTTCTAAGTCATGAGTGCAGAGATGGAACTTTTGCATTCAAGGTGGGTTCAATCTCATGTCCCTTTTGAATATCAGAGCTGCAACAAAAAATTTCCATATCCCCCTGCAGCAGAGTAACACTGAGTCCTTGGCAGCACATTTTGAAATACTTGACATACTGATTTTAGTTAAAAACTGATTGGCTTTGTCAAAAAGCTCTGCCCTTAATAATCcccatattttccttttctaaatagAACCACTgctaagaagcagcaaatgcccaatagcagctccatcagccagttcctccttctgccattggcagacacgcgacagctgcagctcctgcacttgtggctcttcctgggcatctccctggctgccctcctgggcaacggcctcatcatcagcgctGTAGCCTgtgaccaccacctgcacacccccatgcacttcttcctgctcaacctgtccctcacagacctgggctgcatctgcaccactgtccccaaagccatgcacaactccctctgggacaccacaaccatcttCTTCActggatgtgctgcacagctctttttctttttgatcttCATCGTGACAGAGTTTTCTCTTCTCACCgtcatgtgctacgaccgctacgttgccatctgcaaacccctgcactacgggaccctcctgggcagcagagcttgtgcccacatggcagcagctgcctgggccagtggctttctctactctctgctgcacacagccaatacattttccctgcccctgtgccatggcaatgccctgggccagttcttctgtgaaatcccccacatcctcaagctctcctgctcagacTCCAAACTCAGGGAAATTGGACTTCTCGTGGTTAGTATCTGTTTAacttttggttgtttcattttcatggttttctcctatgtgcagatcttcagggctgtgctgaggttcccctctgagcagggacggcacaaagccttttccacgtgcctccctcacctgaccgtggtctccctgtttgtcagcactggcacattttcctacctgaagcctccctccatctcatccccatccctggatctggccctgtcagttctgtactcagtggtgCCTCCcacactgaaccccctcatctacagcctgaggaaccaggagctcaaggatgctgtgaggaaaattacGACTGGACgtttttcagcagcaagaacctgcacgttttcttctgtacagtgttCCCAATAAAACCCATGACAGGTTCATCTTGCCTTCCCAGGCTTTTCTTCATGGTCAGTAGGTTCTTTTTTGTCATATCATTGAGgtcaatgaaattattttattcatcctcTCATCTTAATTCTAATTCATTAATCTGAATGTTTAAATCTTTGAGTAATTGGTCTATCTGTATATTTAAACTAAATAAATTCTCTTGCAGTAGCCTTGATTATCTGATCTTTTTCCTTTGTGGCTTTCAGACAGTCACTGGCCAGTTCCATGtatgcagagaagggcaaaagagtcccagcacagcagcactgccagggagcaccagcactgggcctttgctcacctgctctctttccacttgtacactctcctgcacagcccctgggctggactaaggccttggtcctctgccagctgggacacagacctgctgcatgtccatcctgggctcacaggcaggggacaggccatgggcactgctgggacacagctgggctccacaacagcagctccatcaggaaagggcttctccttagctcaagacatgcagtcttagggctttttgcaaagtcagtTGTTGTAGACGGGTCCAATGGAGACCGCAAtacaccaatatgatgttcaggcaaatcccaactttattcaaattagacaacattTATAACCTTAGATAAGTTTGCCCTGGGCATAGCACATCTGACTCCATTGGCGAAGGTAAGAATCATGTACTTTTAAGGTAAAGTCCAAACCTTCTTCCAGGTGAGAGGCTGGACTCGTTATTGTTTGACTTCTGTGTCCAGTGTCATGTGGTTCCTCTGGACTCACCAGAGTCAGTGGGCGGCAACATCTCCCCCTCttgtttcaaaaaacaaaacaaacatgcaaacaacataatgcACATAATAACACAATAATTCTAAGTCTTAGCTCCTTAGCTACTTatccaatggggaaattgttaccATTAGGATATTACCTAGATTCATGTACACTGCAACTTGAACatcaaaagctgaaaaattgaaaaatgggaaaaacattGTGAAAGATCTTAGATTGTGCcaattcaagacttaacagggtatttgcaggttacgcatccctacctccccctctcttttcaaaatagacctttggaaggaggtaccgtaacctttgtaaactaacacaaactaatacatgatCAAAACATGTAGGCTTGGGATTTACAAACTTACAACCAgtacaaaacaagaaacttttctctcCCGCGTGAGGTTGGGGTCTTTCTGTGTAGTCGTCACtgcacaaaccactgtaaacaaaactaCAAATTCTTTTACAATGTctattttgtgcaaagtgtcttAAGAATGCAGAGTGACTttacttagcaaagaagcaagttcagtccagctgagctaaatctccttatgcAATAGTTCAAGGTCAATTCTCaaaaacttctgtgtggccatcacagaggtctGAGAGTAGCCTTGAGTCTCAGTCACTTTAGACACTCTTGGTACTGCAGTAATGCTGTGTggaaacaagtgtgaattcacgGAGAAAATTCACAGAGAataaacataaccaacactgaaagagagcaagtactgatgatcttacgctctttagaaaatgttcagcagctgaggggggcAGGTGCCTTTACCCCTGTAGCTCTGCTGCACAACTTGACAGTGCAATAAGCTTAAAACTGCACTTCAACAGAAAATTAACAGACTTAACAAACTTTCAGACACCTTTGTGCTTTTAGGATTTGTTTGTAACTTGGAGATACAGGCTAAGAAACATGCccttgaactggactgttcttgtttgattggacagttaacgactagtTCTGAAAATAAGagcaatcaaacaaatcataataacaaTCAGAATTAATACTCCCTGTGTCAGCACTGCTTCTTGCCAGCTGATTAGGCTCAGGGAATGAACctattttttaaaggagaaatgttaacttAGCTTGTCCAGATTATTTTTCACCACTTGTATTTTATCATGGacttctttggagtgtttgcttaattctTTGGAACACATCCCTtcaaactcatcacattggtagCCATGAATCATTAGCAAGAATTTTAGGGCTTCTCtattttgtaatactgcttgttATATTTTATCAGCATCTGTTGAAAAATCATcaagcattttggcaatgatgtttaCTTGTTCTTGCACCCAGCTATTCAGCATTCGTACCAAACGTAATGCTCTGTTTACACCAACTGGGGCAAACACTGATGCTATCAAGTTACTtgtatcactccaatgttctatggtgttttcctcagtttGAGGACTGAAATCTTTAGACCATCAGACATGCTTTTGCATTGActgtgtaaatttggtcagcttGCCTATATAGCACGGGCCACCTCTCACTTGAGTaggtattccaggccatgctctattaccacaGATTAAGAAATAGCCAAAAGGCAAAGCTCTTCTTtggttaccttttgtgtgaaccaaTCTCGTTTCTgggtaacttgtattttgtgaaccaaCAACATTCCGacaccaactgctattggtgtaactcttattatgaagagtgacatctgtgcttctcacaggaaaatattgcagtGACCAATGATTTTCTGATCATTCTGATACACTagaatgcacagggtgaaacTCAACACATGATTCATTTCCAGGGAGTGATCCCACTAACTTTAGCTCTTGGGGATCCCTCTCTAAGGAAGTATTTAATTGTTATATGATatctgctatggtttctccaATACCACAGCAGGAcccttttgcttcctcaataacaaaaggaatgaaatctttgatgttataataaggtattcctataaggcacactCTGTTTGGTTCTCCTTCTCTAACCATGTTACCTGAACAGAAATTTTCCAGGTCTGCCTATTGAGAAAACAttattgttatgggttcacctaggtgggcctagatttgagctctgaagtttggattaagctgaagctgtcagctgacttgagctgggctgagctaacagctgacctcttctagccagtaattttgtatttcataccacattatgacatcatctccagggaagtaggaaccagtgtgggagtggttaaggcagtcgcttctcagccctcctcttgggaggacgcacgatgctgtcccaggcgggatggagaggaccaggcccaccactggctcactgggtatctcaggaaattaaaatgtgttgtcctgggtctctcctttctgcttgagtttgtctccctggggaataagtatgttcttaagtaatgtgtagttaagacagtagaatttgtgtgttcgttaagaagttgaggtggggaacttgttgttgcagacttgtgtgagtgaatatttgtactctcttctaattgtctctttctttctgtgaaaaatatatgtacatttagtataaatgcagtttgaagtgttttttttctttcccctctcttttcctccctttccctggtgttaggagggaggcttttctctctgtgcttgggggggttggcagttgcttatctcaaaccaagacagttactGTTGCCGAAACCcgggagcgacggaggaccttggcaggtgtcccagaatcttggcaggcttcccgggaggattgttgtagaaacacaGATTGATAACTGCCTTCTTtaggtacatccagaacagaaaatgtaaacaactctcccttactgCTGAATGctcattttcactgtttcactgtctttgtgagttcaaacagctcgactggtgcctgctgtgactgtagccactgcagaaaagagaggcccatgtaagctgttcgtgtgtggcaagacatgGCTGTTTGatttgaatccctgaggactcatcatgtgaatgctgatgtgcccaggagccgagctgatgaggagcatctcacctggactggcatggggaggaggtgttcctggctcaatgggcccatggtgcctcaggccCCCTGTAGatggataaagtcgaggggtggatttaaccgtgaacactgttcctaaggttatccacagttgtgaagcgtgtttgccattgtgagaccccagtgaacaaggaaaagaggagctgtggaaccccctgcagagaacccgacagatgcggcgcccggaaccagcgcccgcagtgctgagcgacccgcaggagccagagctgtcactggcggggctgccgccagggctgcgagcgagccgggggaggctgcgagccgtgagaggctgcaagccatgagaggctgcgagccgtgagaggccgtgagccgtgagaggctgcgagctgtgagaggctgtgagctgtgagaggctgcaagccatgagaggctgtgagctgtgagaggttgtgagctgtgagaggttGCGACCCATGAGAGAccgtgagctgtgagaggccgtgagctgtgagaggctgcaagccgagccagggctgcaagcGAGCCAGGGCCGGCGAGCCGCCggggctgcctctgcctctgctgcttgcttgtgctgctgtcggggctgcttccgaggctgccaaagctgataggactgctgctaagggggatgggtcacatggtgaactgtagtactgctgtgtgaccgaggagaaagacatgaagagaagcctgtgtAAGCTTTTGATGTGTGCTGGGACActgctgtttgagttgaatctttgaaaactcGTCatgtgagtgttgatgtgcccaagagccgagccaatgaagaacatcacaccctggactggctgggggagggttgttcctggctcaatgggtctatgatgcctcagaccacctgtaggtggatgaggccaaggggtggaaCTGACTGGGAACACTATTCTAACCCCAACtccagtgggaaactagagactcctgaggagaggatggtaaccctagtgaaagacatgaaccatcagataagatgacctgagtGGAACTGCTTTGTTCCcgtctgaaatatctaccccatcctaatggactcttagacacattatggaggggtgggaaacagccctggaaaaataaagagtgtttaagcatgagaacctaagatatgagtgacataatatggtatggaataaggggtggagaatgttatgggttcacctaggtgggcctagatttgggctctgaagtgtggactaggccgaagctgtcagctgacttgagctgggctgagctaacagctgacctcttctggCCAGTacttttgtattccataccacattatgacatcatctccaggaaagtaggaaccagtgtgggagtggttaaggcagtcgcttctcagccctcctcttgggaggacgcacgatgctgtcccaggcgggatggagaggaccaggcccaccactggctcactgggtatctcaggaaagtaaaatgtgttgttctgggtctctcctttctgcttgagtttgtctccctggggaataagtcttttcttaagtaatgtgtagttaggacagtagaatttgtgtgttcgttaagaagttgaggtggggaacttgttgttgcagacttgtgtgagtgtatatttgtactctcttctaattgtctctttctttctgtgaaaaatatatgtagatttagtataaatgccatttgaagtgttttttttctttcccctctcttttcctccctttccctggtgttaggagggaggcttttctctctgtgcttgggggggttggcagttgcttatctcaaaccaagacaggggGATTTGTCAGGAATGGCCCTTGGGGGATCCTTAAAGCTC belongs to Pithys albifrons albifrons isolate INPA30051 chromosome 7, PitAlb_v1, whole genome shotgun sequence and includes:
- the LOC139674220 gene encoding olfactory receptor 14C36-like; amino-acid sequence: MPNSSSISQFLLLPLADTRQLQLLHLWLFLGISLAALLGNGLIISAVACDHHLHTPMHFFLLNLSLTDLGCICTTVPKAMHNSLWDTTTIFFTGCAAQLFFFLIFIVTEFSLLTVMCYDRYVAICKPLHYGTLLGSRACAHMAAAAWASGFLYSLLHTANTFSLPLCHGNALGQFFCEIPHILKLSCSDSKLREIGLLVVSICLTFGCFIFMVFSYVQIFRAVLRFPSEQGRHKAFSTCLPHLTVVSLFVSTGTFSYLKPPSISSPSLDLALSVLYSVVPPTLNPLIYSLRNQELKDAVRKITTGRFSAARTCTFSSVQCSQ